Proteins from a genomic interval of Chromatiales bacterium 21-64-14:
- a CDS encoding MSHA biogenesis protein MshE produces MSVRKKIRIGDLLVQDKVISEAQLGAALAEQKKSGRKLGRTLIDLGYVDEQNLLSFLSRQLDIPYIDLRQYKVVPETVRLLPETYARRFRAIALDDSEAEMLVGMADPTDIFGYDELSRILKRPVRQAVVRESDLLRTIDVVYRRTDEIHSIAEELSEDLSENDYDLTQLMQSEDSTNAPVVRLLKTLFEDAVQVRASDIHIEPDESLLRIRQRVDGVLQEQVMKEKRIASALVLRLKLLAGLDISEKRLPQDGRFNIKVKGRSIDVRLSTMPVQYGESVVMRLLDQSGGTLDLEQLGMPERILARFRQHIHSPHGMVLVTGPTGSGKTTTLYAALNELNNPQTKIITVEDPVEYRLPRINQVQVNLKIDLTFAGVLRAGLRQDPDIVMVGEMRDQETAQIGLRAAMTGHLVLSTLHTNDSITTASRLVDMGAEGYLVAAALHAIIAQRLVRRVCESCREPYTPNAHERAWLEATMGDGARRISYQHGRGCHHCNDTGYRGRIGVYELLELDQAMADALRRNDAAGFARAARAHPDFRPLARCALDYAEQGLTTVEEVLRVAGETDDYRDRVEKPVAVFAAQATGAP; encoded by the coding sequence ATGAGCGTGCGCAAGAAGATCCGGATCGGCGACCTCCTGGTCCAGGACAAAGTGATTTCTGAGGCGCAACTGGGTGCCGCACTCGCCGAGCAGAAGAAGAGCGGGCGCAAGCTGGGCCGTACCCTGATCGACTTGGGCTATGTGGATGAACAGAATCTCCTGAGCTTTTTGTCCCGGCAGCTGGACATCCCCTACATCGATCTGCGCCAGTACAAGGTCGTGCCCGAGACCGTGCGGCTGTTGCCGGAAACCTATGCGCGCCGTTTCCGGGCCATCGCGCTGGACGACTCGGAGGCGGAGATGCTGGTGGGCATGGCCGACCCCACTGACATCTTCGGCTATGACGAGTTGAGCCGTATCCTCAAGCGGCCGGTACGGCAAGCGGTGGTACGGGAGTCGGATTTGCTGCGCACCATTGATGTGGTCTACCGCCGCACCGATGAGATCCACAGCATCGCCGAGGAACTGAGCGAGGATCTCTCGGAAAACGACTACGATCTGACCCAGCTCATGCAGAGCGAGGACTCCACCAATGCCCCGGTGGTACGCCTGCTCAAGACCTTGTTCGAGGACGCGGTGCAGGTACGTGCCTCGGACATTCACATCGAGCCCGACGAAAGCCTGCTGCGCATCCGCCAGCGCGTGGACGGCGTTCTCCAGGAACAGGTGATGAAAGAGAAGCGCATCGCATCCGCCCTGGTGCTGCGCCTGAAACTCCTCGCGGGGCTGGACATCTCCGAGAAGCGTTTGCCTCAGGACGGGCGCTTCAATATCAAGGTGAAGGGACGCTCCATCGACGTGCGCCTGTCCACCATGCCCGTGCAATACGGTGAATCGGTGGTGATGCGTCTCCTGGACCAGTCCGGGGGCACGCTGGACCTGGAGCAGCTCGGAATGCCGGAGCGGATCCTCGCGCGCTTCCGCCAGCACATCCACAGCCCCCACGGTATGGTGCTGGTGACCGGTCCCACCGGGAGCGGCAAGACCACTACTCTGTACGCGGCCCTGAACGAACTCAACAATCCGCAGACCAAGATCATCACCGTGGAGGATCCGGTGGAATACCGTTTACCGCGGATCAACCAAGTGCAGGTGAATCTGAAGATCGACCTCACTTTCGCGGGCGTGCTGCGCGCCGGTCTGCGCCAGGACCCGGACATCGTCATGGTGGGCGAGATGCGCGATCAGGAGACCGCACAGATCGGGCTGCGCGCGGCCATGACTGGCCATCTGGTGCTCTCCACCCTGCACACCAACGATTCGATCACCACCGCCAGCCGCCTGGTGGACATGGGGGCCGAGGGCTATCTGGTAGCCGCGGCGCTGCACGCAATCATCGCCCAACGCCTGGTGCGACGCGTGTGCGAAAGCTGCCGTGAACCCTACACGCCCAATGCCCACGAACGCGCCTGGCTGGAGGCCACCATGGGAGACGGCGCGCGGCGCATCTCCTACCAGCACGGCAGGGGCTGCCACCACTGTAACGACACCGGCTACCGGGGCCGCATCGGCGTCTATGAACTGCTGGAGCTTGATCAGGCCATGGCGGATGCCCTGCGTCGCAACGACGCCGCTGGCTTCGCCCGCGCCGCGCGCGCCCACCCGGATTTCCGGCCCCTGGCGCGCTGCGCCCTGGATTATGCCGAACAGGGACTCACCACGGTGGAGGAAGTGCTGCGGGTCGCCGGCGAAACCGACGACTACCGGGACCGTGTCGAGAAGCCCGTGGCGGTCTTCGCGGCCCAGGCCACCGGGGCTCCCTGA